The following are encoded together in the uncultured Sphaerochaeta sp. genome:
- a CDS encoding glycine hydroxymethyltransferase, whose translation MSSGTALQAYLAEAKEMNGPMVAYTAALDQIAQVDQGIAGRIVNELKDQRTHLKLIASENFSSIASQLAMGNLLTDKYSEGFAYHRFYAGCDNVDAIEAAASEYACKLFGAEHAYVQPHSGADANLVAYWAILNTRIQIPALDELGIPNPSNLTREQWDEVRKKLGNQRLLGLDYYSGGHLTHGYRQNISAQMFDAYTYTVDEKSGLLDYDAIEKMAQEIKPLILLAGYSAYPRKIDFKRMSEIAHSVGAVFMVDMAHFAGLVAGKVFTGNYDPVLWADVVTTTTHKTLRGPRGGMVLCKKEFSESVDKGCPLVLGGPLPHVMAAKAIAFKEALDPSFQAYAQSIVKNSEALAKACLDEGIPVATGGTDNHLMLLDVRPFDLNGRQAETALRECGVTLNRNALPFDPNGPWYTSGLRIGTPAVTTLKMGEPEMKEIASIIALVLNHTKPLILTKGANAGQPSKAKAVTEEGAKREAQDRVLTLLEKFKLYPELDLPFLEKHFPLDNNER comes from the coding sequence ATGTCCAGTGGAACAGCATTGCAAGCGTATTTGGCAGAAGCCAAAGAGATGAATGGCCCAATGGTGGCCTATACTGCAGCCCTTGACCAGATTGCACAGGTTGACCAGGGTATTGCAGGTCGCATCGTCAATGAGCTGAAAGATCAGCGAACCCACTTGAAGTTGATTGCAAGTGAAAATTTCTCTTCAATTGCTTCCCAGCTTGCAATGGGCAACCTGCTCACCGACAAGTATAGTGAAGGATTTGCATACCACCGCTTCTATGCTGGTTGCGACAACGTTGACGCCATAGAAGCAGCAGCAAGCGAGTATGCTTGTAAGCTTTTTGGGGCAGAACATGCCTATGTGCAACCCCATAGTGGTGCCGATGCAAACTTGGTAGCCTACTGGGCAATCCTCAATACCCGTATCCAGATTCCTGCCTTGGATGAGCTTGGAATTCCCAATCCCAGCAATCTTACTCGAGAGCAATGGGATGAAGTTCGCAAGAAACTGGGTAACCAACGACTGTTGGGCCTTGATTATTACTCTGGGGGCCACCTGACCCATGGTTACCGCCAGAATATTTCAGCCCAGATGTTTGATGCCTATACCTATACCGTTGATGAGAAGAGTGGTCTGCTTGACTATGATGCAATCGAGAAGATGGCACAGGAGATCAAGCCGTTGATTCTGTTGGCAGGATATAGTGCCTATCCCAGAAAAATTGATTTCAAGCGGATGAGTGAAATTGCCCATAGCGTTGGTGCCGTATTTATGGTGGATATGGCTCACTTTGCAGGTTTGGTTGCAGGAAAAGTCTTCACCGGCAACTATGACCCTGTACTATGGGCTGATGTGGTTACTACCACGACCCATAAGACTTTACGTGGACCACGAGGTGGCATGGTACTTTGCAAGAAGGAGTTCTCAGAGAGTGTCGACAAGGGTTGCCCTTTGGTACTCGGTGGACCCCTTCCTCATGTCATGGCCGCAAAAGCCATCGCATTCAAGGAAGCACTCGACCCTTCTTTCCAGGCCTATGCACAGAGTATCGTAAAAAACTCCGAGGCCTTGGCCAAAGCATGCCTTGATGAAGGTATTCCTGTTGCAACAGGAGGAACGGACAACCACCTGATGCTTCTTGATGTCAGGCCCTTTGACCTGAACGGTAGGCAAGCTGAGACAGCCCTCAGGGAGTGTGGTGTTACCCTAAACAGGAATGCTCTCCCCTTTGACCCCAACGGTCCCTGGTACACGAGCGGGCTTCGTATTGGAACCCCTGCTGTAACGACGCTCAAGATGGGCGAGCCAGAAATGAAAGAGATTGCTTCCATCATTGCGTTGGTGCTTAATCATACCAAACCGCTGATTCTCACCAAGGGAGCAAATGCAGGACAGCCTAGCAAGGCAAAAGCAGTGACCGAGGAAGGGGCAAAGAGAGAAGCCCAGGACCGTGTTCTGACTTTGCTGGAGAAGTTCAAACTCTATCCAGAGTTGGACCTTCCCTTTCTGGAGAAACATTTTCCACTCGACAATAACGAGCGGTGA
- the gcvH gene encoding glycine cleavage system protein GcvH, whose product MSKIVENLRYSKDHEWVRIEGDLAYVGITDHAQHELGEIVFVELPPLGERYRKGEEISTVESVKAASAIINPIEGVVHEANEDLDGSPELINEDCYAHHLYILTSFSEDDYGELLDAEAYQAYLETL is encoded by the coding sequence ATGAGTAAGATTGTAGAGAATCTGCGCTACAGCAAGGATCATGAATGGGTTCGCATTGAGGGTGACTTGGCCTATGTCGGTATCACAGACCATGCACAACATGAACTGGGTGAGATTGTCTTTGTTGAGCTTCCTCCCCTTGGTGAGCGATATCGCAAGGGAGAAGAGATTTCCACCGTCGAGAGTGTCAAGGCAGCTTCGGCCATCATCAACCCAATTGAGGGTGTGGTGCATGAGGCGAATGAGGACCTTGATGGTTCTCCTGAATTGATCAATGAGGATTGTTATGCTCATCATCTCTACATTCTTACCTCATTCTCAGAGGATGATTATGGTGAATTGTTGGATGCTGAGGCATACCAAGCATATCTAGAGACTCTATAG
- the gcvPA gene encoding aminomethyl-transferring glycine dehydrogenase subunit GcvPA has product MIYPYIPHTDEDRKIMLEAIGLSSMEELFSGLSEDILLSDSVPISQGRTEDEVQRMIDSIAQRNVRGIPFLGCGCYDHIVPSTVEALSSLPSFVTAYTPYQAEMSQGLLQAIYEFQSMVCEITSMDVANASLYDGANAATEAASLMVSAKRHASVVLVSSTIHPFSLQVLQTWAKGTGRLLRMVAEKDGVVDLSSLPALLDAGCAGLIVQSPNRYGLLESYEGVAEILHEQKALLAISNDPLSLAMQKSPGGWGADVAIGDTQSLGLPLAYGGPSCGYMAVKEALLRKLPGRLVGMSEDAKGRKGFTLTFQAREQHIKRERATSNICSNHALAALMTTIHLSSLGWDGMVEAANQSYAKAHYLAYHLAQLPGMAVVWDKPFWCEFPLVFSDPKRLRKFMQELRNEGIFAGVRLSTLTRQVKDELVLLVAVTEKRSREELELYLAAARRVMK; this is encoded by the coding sequence ATGATTTATCCCTATATTCCCCATACTGATGAAGACCGGAAGATCATGCTGGAAGCTATCGGCCTTTCTTCAATGGAGGAGCTTTTTTCAGGTTTGTCGGAGGATATACTCCTCTCTGATTCAGTCCCGATCAGTCAGGGAAGAACTGAAGACGAAGTGCAGCGAATGATTGACTCCATTGCACAGCGAAATGTACGTGGTATACCGTTCTTGGGTTGTGGTTGTTACGACCATATTGTTCCCTCCACGGTTGAGGCGCTTTCCAGTTTGCCCTCATTCGTGACTGCATACACACCATACCAGGCAGAGATGAGCCAGGGCTTGCTCCAGGCAATCTATGAGTTCCAGAGCATGGTTTGTGAAATTACTTCAATGGATGTGGCAAATGCCTCTCTCTATGATGGTGCAAATGCCGCAACTGAGGCGGCTTCCTTGATGGTGAGTGCAAAGCGGCATGCTTCGGTGGTGTTGGTCTCCTCTACCATCCATCCATTTAGCTTGCAGGTCTTGCAGACTTGGGCAAAAGGAACGGGAAGATTGCTGAGGATGGTTGCTGAAAAGGATGGGGTGGTTGACCTCTCTTCGCTTCCTGCTCTCTTGGATGCTGGCTGTGCTGGTTTGATTGTCCAGAGCCCTAACCGGTATGGCCTATTGGAATCTTATGAGGGTGTGGCAGAAATACTTCATGAGCAAAAAGCTCTTTTGGCTATCTCCAATGATCCGCTGTCACTTGCCATGCAGAAATCTCCTGGCGGATGGGGTGCTGATGTTGCCATTGGTGACACGCAGTCCTTGGGTCTTCCCCTTGCCTATGGTGGACCGAGTTGTGGGTATATGGCCGTGAAGGAAGCGCTTTTAAGAAAACTTCCGGGTCGCTTGGTTGGTATGAGTGAAGATGCAAAAGGAAGGAAAGGATTCACCCTGACGTTTCAGGCAAGAGAGCAACATATCAAGCGGGAGCGGGCGACAAGCAATATCTGTTCCAATCATGCTCTTGCAGCACTTATGACAACCATCCACCTTTCCAGTCTCGGGTGGGATGGTATGGTTGAAGCTGCAAACCAAAGCTATGCAAAGGCCCATTACCTGGCATACCATCTAGCCCAGCTTCCAGGGATGGCCGTGGTTTGGGACAAGCCCTTCTGGTGTGAATTTCCCTTGGTTTTTTCTGATCCCAAACGTTTGAGGAAGTTCATGCAGGAGCTTCGCAATGAAGGGATTTTCGCAGGGGTGAGACTTTCAACCTTGACCCGACAGGTCAAGGATGAGTTGGTTCTCCTTGTGGCAGTAACAGAAAAGCGTAGTCGTGAGGAGCTGGAGCTCTATCTGGCTGCAGCACGGAGGGTGATGAAATGA